CACCACTGGGCCAGGCGCTCCGGCTCGACCCACGAGCGGAACACGAGTTCGCGCGGCGCGTCGAAAGTTTGCGTGATGACAAAGTCGCTGCTGTCGCGGTGCTGTCCGTCCTGCTGCTGTTCTGCGGTGGCCATGCTCTCTCCTGTGTTGGTGAACTGGCAGTGAATGTAACAGGGGCGCCGAAAATGGGAAAGCCCTGTACGCCGCTTGACGGAGATAAGCGTCGCTACTTCGCCTTCCCCGCCGCCGCCACCTGGTCGAGGATATGCTTGGGCACGGCCGCATAGTGCTTGAATTCCATCGTGTAGGTGGCGCGGCCCTGGGTCAGCGAGCGCAAGGTGGTGGAGTAACCGAACATTTCCGCCAGCGGCACCAGGGCCTTGACGATGCGGCCCGCGCCGCCGGGGATGTCGTCGACGCCCTGCACCATGCCGCGCCGGGCCGTCAAGTCGCCCATGACGTTGCCCATGAACTCTTCCGGCGTTTCCGCCTCCACCTGCATCATCGGCTCCAGCAGCACAGGGTGGGCTTTGCGCATGCCCTCCTTGAAGGCGATGGAGCCGGCCATGCGAAACGCGTTTTCGTTCGAATCGACGTCGTGGTAGGAGCCGAAGGTGAGCGTCGCCTTGACGTCGACCACGGGATAGCCGGCCAGCACGCCCGCCTTGAGGGTTTCGGCGATGCCCTTGTCGACGGCGGGAATGAATTCGCGCGGCACCACGCCGCCCTTGATGGCGTCGACGAACTGGTAACCCGTGCCCGGCTCCAGCGGTTCGAGTTTCAGCACCACGTGGCCGTACTGGCCCCGTCCGCCCGATTGCTTGACGAACTTGCCCTCGATATCATCGACCGCGCGCGTGATGGTTTCCCGGTAGGCCACCTGCGGCTTGCCGACATTGGCTTCCACGCCGAATTCGCGCCGCATGCGGTCGACTAAAATTTCCAGGTGCAGTTCACCCATGCCCGACATGATGGTCTGGCCCGATTCCTCGTCCGTATGGACCCTGAACGACGGGTCTTCCTGCGCCAGCCGGTTCAGGGCGATGCCCATCTTTTCCTGATCCGGCTTGGTCTTCGGTTCGACCGCCTGGGAAATCACGGGTTCCGGGAAAATCATCTTTTCCAGCACGATGATGTGGTCGATGGCGCACAGGGTGTCGCCCGTGGTGACGGCTTTCAGGCCCACGGCGGCGGCGATGTCGCCCGCATACACTTCCTTGATTTCCTTGCGCTCGTTCGCATGCATCTGCAGGATGCGCCCCAGCCGCTCGCGCGCGCTCTTGGTGGGGTTGTAGACCATGTCGCCCGAGTTCACCACGCCCGAATACACGCGGAAGAAGGTCAGTTGCCCCACGAACGGGTCCGTCATGATCTTGAAGGCCAGCGCGGAGAAATGCTCGTCGTCGGCCGGATGACGCTCCACTTCGTTGTCATGCTCGTCATGGCCCATGATGGGCGGCACTTCCGTCGGCGACGGCAGGTATTCGATGACGGCATCGAGCATGGCCTGCACGCCCTTGTTTTTAAAGGCGCTGCCGCACAGCATGGGCACGATCTCGTTGCGGATGGTGCGCGCGCGCAAGGCCTGTTTCAGTTCCGCTTCCGTGAACGTGTCGCCATTCAGGTAGCGTTCCGTCATCTCGGTGGTGGCCTCGGCCGCGTGTTCGACCAGGTGCTCGTGCCATTCCTGCGCCTGTTCCCGCAGTTCGGCGGGAATCTCGCCATAGCTGAACTGCACGCCCTGGCTGGCGTCGTCCCACGTGATGGCGCGCATCTTCAGCAAGTCGATGACGCCCGTGAAATGCTCTTCGGCGCCGATGGGCAGCTGGATGGGCACGGCGACGCCTTTCAGACGGTCGCCGATCTGCTGGCGCACGCGCAGGAAATCGGCCCCCACCCGGTCCATCTTGTTGATGAAGGCGATGCGCGGCACGTGATATTTATTCGCTTGCCGCCACACGGTTTCCGACTGCGGCTGCACGCCGCCGACGGCATCGTAGACCATCACGGCGCCGTCGAGCACGCGCATCGAGCGTTCGACTTCAATCGTGAAATCCACGTGGCCGGGCGTGTCGATGATGTTGATGCGGTGTTCCGGGAAATTGCCGGCCATGCCTTTCCAGAATGCCGTGGTGGCGGCCGAGGTGATGGTGATGCCCCGTTCCTGCTCCTGCTCCATCCAGTCCATGGTGGCGGCGCCATTGTGCACTTCGCCGATCTTGTGATTCACCCCCGTATAAAACAGGATGCGCTCGGTGGTGGTGGTCTTGCCGGCGTCGATATGGGCGCTGATGCCGATGTTGCGGTAGCGCTCGATAGGTGTTTTGCGGGTCATCACAATCTCCATGGCTAGCTCCGGTGCCCGGCTTTCCAGTGTAGCAGACATCGATTTGGAGGGCTGCGCGTAACCATTTTTTACCATGCATACAACACTGACATTAGCGCGCACGCGCGTTGCACAGGACAAACAAGAGATTCCGCTATACTTTCAACTTTATTAATCCAACAAAGATTAATCAAAATCAACACGCACCGTAAATTATCGTGCAAGGCGACGCCGCCGGCATGCCTGCCCAGGTGCGCACCGAATGACATGCCCCACTCAGCCTATGACTATCCGACTAAGAAAAATAATCCTCTCCTCCCTGCTGGCGTCGCCTGCGCTGGCCATGGCCGGCGAACTGGAACAGCAAATGCAGCGTTGCGCCGTGCTCGGTGACGCCAGCGCCCGTCTGGGCTGCTTCGACACCCTGGCCAAGGCGGCGGAAAAAGCCACCATCGCGGCCGGCGGCGATCCCGCGGCAGCCGCAGCGACCCTGGCAGTGGCGGCCGATGCCGCTCCCCTCACGTTTGTCAGCCCGCCTGGCGTGGCCACGCCGGACGCCGTCAACGCCGCCATTCCCGCCATCGCCCAGGCTGGCGCGGCGCCGCCGGAAGCGCCTATTTCGCGCACGCAACAATCGTGGGAACTCAACGATGCCTCGAAGCGCGGCCTGTTCAACTTCCGCCCGCACCGCGACACCTATCTGCTGCTGGCCAACTACAGCGACGCCTCAAACGACGAGCCGTTCCAGGATTTCACGCCAGCCGGTATCAAGAGCCAGCACGTGGAATTGACCTTCCAGCTGAGCTTCAAGATGAAGCTGCTGGAAGACATCGCCGGCACGCCCATCGACATGTGGTTCGGCTACACGCAGCAAAGTTTCTGGCAGGCGTATAACCGCAAGGCATCGAGCCCGTTCCGCGAGACCAACTACCAGCCGGAATTGATGCTGGTCATGCCGATCAACAAGAATTTCGCGGGCGTGGAATTCAATTACCTGAACTTCGGCCTCGTGCACCAGTCCAACGGACAGACGTCAACCCTGTCGCGCAGCTGGAATCGCGTGTATGCGGAACTCGGCATGGAAAAAGACAACCTGGCCGTAACGGCCCGCGTCTGGCACCGCCTCGACAATAGCGCCGTCGACAATGACAATATCGACATCACCGATTACCTGGGCCATGGCGACTTGCGCGTGAGCTATCGCAACAAGGGTCACGAGTATGCCGTGACGGCGCGCCGCAATTTCAGCAAGAAACATGGTTCCATGCAGGCCAGCTGGGCTTTCCCATTGAAAGCCAACCTGAAAGGCTATCTGCAACTGTTTTCCGGCTATGGCCAGAGCTTGATCGACTACAACTATTCGCAGAAATCGATCGGCGCCGGTTTCATGGTCGACCTGTAAGCAGCATCGTCACACAAACAACAATGGCGCCGAGGGCGCCATTTTTTATGGGAAATATCTGCTTTATCGCCGCCCGCCGCCCAGCACGCGGGCCGGCAGCATGACGATGGCGCGCAGCAGTTCGAACACGCCTTCCACGCCGATGCCGATCAGGCGCAATGGCAGCAACAGCAACCAGGCCAGCGGATACAGCACGAGCGCCAGCAAGGCCAGGGGCCAGCACAGCATCAGCAAAAGCAGCCACAGCACAAATCCCAGCATCGCGTTCCCCTCGAATGAAATGTGCGGAGCAAGCCGTGCTTGCCCCGCTACCGTGACAGCACTATAGTCAAGCGTCGCCGGGGCGGCAACGGCCATGCGATGAACTGCACCATGCGGGGATGGACTGGATAAAAACGGGGATGAGCGGTAGTTGGCGAGCAGCTTACTGGCCGACGCAAATCACTTTCGTGATGTACTCATGCGCATTCGGCTTCTTGCTGCTGGCCCATTTGATG
Above is a genomic segment from Janthinobacterium sp. 64 containing:
- the fusA gene encoding elongation factor G — its product is MTRKTPIERYRNIGISAHIDAGKTTTTERILFYTGVNHKIGEVHNGAATMDWMEQEQERGITITSAATTAFWKGMAGNFPEHRINIIDTPGHVDFTIEVERSMRVLDGAVMVYDAVGGVQPQSETVWRQANKYHVPRIAFINKMDRVGADFLRVRQQIGDRLKGVAVPIQLPIGAEEHFTGVIDLLKMRAITWDDASQGVQFSYGEIPAELREQAQEWHEHLVEHAAEATTEMTERYLNGDTFTEAELKQALRARTIRNEIVPMLCGSAFKNKGVQAMLDAVIEYLPSPTEVPPIMGHDEHDNEVERHPADDEHFSALAFKIMTDPFVGQLTFFRVYSGVVNSGDMVYNPTKSARERLGRILQMHANERKEIKEVYAGDIAAAVGLKAVTTGDTLCAIDHIIVLEKMIFPEPVISQAVEPKTKPDQEKMGIALNRLAQEDPSFRVHTDEESGQTIMSGMGELHLEILVDRMRREFGVEANVGKPQVAYRETITRAVDDIEGKFVKQSGGRGQYGHVVLKLEPLEPGTGYQFVDAIKGGVVPREFIPAVDKGIAETLKAGVLAGYPVVDVKATLTFGSYHDVDSNENAFRMAGSIAFKEGMRKAHPVLLEPMMQVEAETPEEFMGNVMGDLTARRGMVQGVDDIPGGAGRIVKALVPLAEMFGYSTTLRSLTQGRATYTMEFKHYAAVPKHILDQVAAAGKAK
- a CDS encoding phospholipase A; protein product: MTIRLRKIILSSLLASPALAMAGELEQQMQRCAVLGDASARLGCFDTLAKAAEKATIAAGGDPAAAAATLAVAADAAPLTFVSPPGVATPDAVNAAIPAIAQAGAAPPEAPISRTQQSWELNDASKRGLFNFRPHRDTYLLLANYSDASNDEPFQDFTPAGIKSQHVELTFQLSFKMKLLEDIAGTPIDMWFGYTQQSFWQAYNRKASSPFRETNYQPELMLVMPINKNFAGVEFNYLNFGLVHQSNGQTSTLSRSWNRVYAELGMEKDNLAVTARVWHRLDNSAVDNDNIDITDYLGHGDLRVSYRNKGHEYAVTARRNFSKKHGSMQASWAFPLKANLKGYLQLFSGYGQSLIDYNYSQKSIGAGFMVDL